ACAACGGCTTCGGAACGTGAATCCTATGGGTGCTACAGCCTTTGAACAGCCCCTGCGCTGTGCCCTCACCCGGTTGATTCGCAACACGCCCTGCCCCCCGCCAGCGGGAAGTGCCGCCGGGCTCCGCTACCTGCGCGATCGTATTTCGGTTCCAAGGGACATGCCGCTCCCGGCAGCGCGTCTGCTGCGTCAGGCCCTCGAAGCCACCGCCCAGCTGGATGGGCCTGAACAAGCCAAACCTCTGCCGGTGAGGGATCGCTTTGATCAGGATCCCCGACCCTTCTTAATTGGGTCATAGTGCGGGAGCGCCAACGCTGAGTCGTGCCCCTGCGACTGCCCGCCTACCAACCGATCCCAGCCCCCGATCGGGGGGCCGATCTGATTGAAGTGTCAGCGGCGCAGCTGCAGCCGACCCAGTGGTGTGTGGGACTGGCGGAGATCTGGTCGCGCGAAAAAGATTTCGCCCAGGACAGCCGTCAGCAGCGTCTCGACTACCTACGCGCCAAACCGGTCCCTTTGATCCAGTCTGCCGATGGCGCCATGTGGATGCTGGACCGGCACCACCGGCTGCGGGGTCTGATCGGCATAGACCCGGGTGCCACCACCTGGGCCTACGTGGTGCAGGAGCTCCCAACCGCCGACCGAAGCGCTGTGCTGGCCTATCTGCACAACCAGGGCTGGCTCTACCTTTACGACGGGCGAGGCAACGGCCCCCGCCCGGTCGAGCAGCTGCCCAAAAGCCTGCTGGGGCTGGAAGACGATCCTTACCGGAGCCTCGTTTGGCAGTTGAAGCAGGAGGGCTGGATCAAGCCTCAGCCCCTCATCCCTTATCACGAGTTTCGTTGGGGTTCCTGGCTGCGCAGCCGCCCCCTGCCCCCCTTCAGCTCCAGGCGGCTGGACCCAGCGCTCGCAGCAGCACGCCAACTGGTGTGTTCTGCAGCTGCACAAGACATGCCGGGCTGGAAAGGCGATAAGAAAGCCTGCCGCTGATCAGCGCTTCTTGCGTGAATCAATCTGCAACAGATCCTTCACTTTCTGCACCTGACCGGCGAGCTGGGGATCGGATGCCAGTTTTTTCTCCACCTGCTCGATTGCATACATCACCGTGGTGTGGTCCTTTCCGCCGAAGTTGTCGCCGATCCTCGGCAGGCTGAGGTCGGTGCCCCGGCGCATGAGGTACATCCCCACCTGACGGGCCTGGCTCACGGCACGGCGTCGGGTGCTGCTGC
Above is a genomic segment from Synechococcus sp. MU1643 containing:
- a CDS encoding ParB/Srx family N-terminal domain-containing protein, translated to MPLRLPAYQPIPAPDRGADLIEVSAAQLQPTQWCVGLAEIWSREKDFAQDSRQQRLDYLRAKPVPLIQSADGAMWMLDRHHRLRGLIGIDPGATTWAYVVQELPTADRSAVLAYLHNQGWLYLYDGRGNGPRPVEQLPKSLLGLEDDPYRSLVWQLKQEGWIKPQPLIPYHEFRWGSWLRSRPLPPFSSRRLDPALAAARQLVCSAAAQDMPGWKGDKKACR